CTCACTGACAAGCAGCACGACCGTCTGAACCGCAGTGCTTTCGTCAACCGAATTGCGGGAGTGCTGCGCGGACTCCCGAACGGCTCAAGCCTGGTTGTTGGCATCTACGGCCCCTGGGGCGAAGGCAAGACGACGGTCCTCAATCTGCTTCGCTCCGAACTTTCCAGCAGTGATGCAATCGTGGTTCGTGACTTCAACCCGTGGCGGCACACGGACGATGATGCGATGCTTCGCGGGTTCTTCACGGTGCTCGCAGAGGCGATCGGTGCGTCTCTGTCCACCAGATTCGAGCGTGCGAAGACGGGAGCAGGCAAGTGGACCAACCGTTTTAGGTGGTTCACTAAGCCCGCTGGGTGGCTATCAAAGTCCGCCGAGACACTGGACGACCTACTTGCGAGGTTCGGTGAGGTCGCTGCAACCGGCGATTCCGTTGGGCTTGAGGAACTACGTGGCCGAATCATCACCCGCCTCGAACAATCTGCGATGCGCGTGGTGGTTCTGATAGACGATCTCGACCGCTTGGACAAGCACGAGTCGCACATCCTGTTCCGGCTCATCAAGGCATGCGCCGACTTTCCCAACGTTTGCTATGTCCTCGCGTTTGACGATACGGTAGTCGCCAAGGCACTCGGCGAGCGGTACGGCGGGGGCGATGAGCCCTCGGGCCGTGCCTTTCTTGAGAAGATCATCCAAATACCGCTCAAGCTGCCGGCGGCGGCCAAGGAAGACCTTCGCGGGATGTGCTTCGAGCAGGTAGACCGGGCTCTCACAGCGACCGGGATTGAGCTCACCAAAGACCAGATTGGCGAGTTTATCGCCGGCTTTGACCGTGGCGTTTCGGTTCGGCTGACAACGCCCCGCGGCGCGAAGCGATTTGGGAATGGGCTGATGTTCGCCTTGCCCATGCTCGTAGGCGAAGCTAATCCGGTAGACCTCCTCCTGGTTGAGGCGCTTCGAGCATTCTTCCCAGAGGTGTACGATATTGTGCGGGACAACCACTCCGAATTCTCTGGTGTTGAGAAAGACCAGCATGGGGGCGGAGATGGCGGTCCTCGTTCGGCAGAACTGCTACAACCGAAGTTGGCGGCAATGCCGAAGGAGCATGCCTTGGCGGCGCAGGCACTTCTTGTCGATCTCTTCCCGCGAATGAGCGGCGTTTTCGGGCACAGCAACTACGGAAGCGATTGGCTTTCGCGCTGGTCGCGCGAGCGGCGCATCAGTGCGCCGGAGTACTGCGCACGGTATTTTACTTACACAATACCGCGCAACGATGTGCCTGATGCCGCGGTTGCTGCGATGCTTGATGCAGCGAGTCAGGGCAACGCCGCAGCGGTCGAAACCTACCTCACTACCTACCTTACCGGTTCGACGGCCCGGCGCGTTATCGAGAAGTTGCGTGCTTTCGAAGCGACGGTCGATCCCATATCGGCGGAGACGCTCGCAATAGTAATGGCAAAGCTAGGCAAGAACATTCCGAACCCACCCGCTTTGTTTAGCTTTGCGGAACCTCCGTCACAAGCCGCGATATTGATCTCGCATCTGCTTCGGCGGATTCCTAACCGCGCCGCCAGGATCTCTGCTGCAAAGCGTGTTGTGGAGATCGCCGAGCCCCTGTGGTTTGGTGTCGAGTGTGTCCGCTGGCTCTACGTCAGCGATAAACCAGAGAAACAAGACAGCAACACGCTCACCAAGCAGGAGACGGCGGATATGCGCCAGGTGCTTGTGGAACGCATTAAATCCCACGCCGCAGCGGGTGCGCTACTCTTCGATCCCGAACTGCCACAGGAGGCCTCACTGCTCTTTGAGTGGTGGCGCGCTGAAGGCCGCGATCCGGTCCAAGCGCACCTCATCGCCGTGTTCACGAAAGACCCGAAGCAGGTCGCAAGGTTCCTGCAGTCCCAAGCACCACTTGCCTGGAGCGAAGGCGATGTTATGCCGCACATCAGTGAGCTTGACGCGAACCAGCTCAAGAACATGAGGCTCATCATTGACCTCGACACTATGGCGGATTGGATCAGAGAGCACTGCCCTGGCGACTTCGATAATCCCGAGTGGTTTCCCGATAAAGATAATCCTCTAGAGCAGAGGCTGGCCGAGCAATTTATGTTCGTCTACAACAAGTGGAAGAAAGACGGCGAACCAGAGGGTGTCGGCGGCATGAATAAAATCGAACCGGATGAAGAGAAAGGCCTCGGCGAAGCTGCTGATGAGGATAGGAACGATTAAGCTGCAGAACAAGCCGATGTAGCGGGCCTGCTTTCGGCCGGTCGCTGATCGGCAAGGTTAGGCTTAGGAGAGAATAGATGAAACGCTCCGTTATGGCAGTCAATATTTCTTGGAATCCCTACAACTGGCAAAAACCATATACTGACCCTCGTGCCGGTCACTCATACGCTAGAAAATTCCCAGGACATGAGTCGGTAAACTTTCATTTCAATAAGCCTGGCATTGATACAGAAACAGAAGTATACGGTTATTCCCAGTGGCAGTATTATCCAAAAAACTTCTTAAACGGCGGCTACGTGCTTTTTTTTACCAAGAACCTCGACACTAACCAGCCTCAAATCGTCGGCTTATACGGAGACGTTACGATTCTGAACCCTCAGCAACAATTTCATTACGATAAATTTGAGAACAACAAATTGATGTGCAACATGAAGGCAGCAAAGGCATTGTCTCTTCAGCTACCTTTGCCTCTTGATGCAAATAATTATTCTTCTGGTCGAATGGTTGGGCAAATTGGCTTTACATACTACGATGAGAGTACAGTCCAAAAGGTAGTTTCAGATGAGTATAGCTTGCTCGAACACGCTGGCGGATTTCCAGGCACATCATACGCTGTCTTAAACAGAATCTACGACCGGCTAACCGGAAATCCGCTCTCGAAAAAAAAATATTGTGATACCGAGCAAAGTGATTTCAACGAGCAAAATGAGCTAGAAAAAATAGAATCTCAATACGACATTTTAAAAATTCTCGATGACCTAAGAAATGTCAAAGCAACCGATTCGGAGCAAGTAGAGATTCACGGTAAAGCCTACAAGAGAGACAACAAGACAATCGCTCAACTGAAGATTGTTCGTGGGCATAAGTGCCAAATATGTAGTCATAGCATTAAAAAGAAAGATGGATCTCTCTATGTTGAAGCGGCTCACATCACTCCCAAGAAGAATAAAGGGACGGAGTTACCGAGTAATATTATCATTTTGTGTCCAAATCACCACAAGGAATTTGACCTAGGGAAAATGGAAGTAGAGGAAAGGACTGCTGAAACCTTAGTGGTAATGGTCAATGAAAAAAAGTATTCCATTGATCTGCGTATTTGAAAAGCTGTGCATAATGGAGCTGAATCCGCTTGTAGTTCCTTTCCGCCCACCCCGGATAAGCTCGATTTTTAGACATTTAGGAGCTATTTTAAAATGCCAAACCCATTCATCTGTTATGCTATATGCAATCGTGCCAGACCTAGCCATTGCGAGAAGCGCAACTATGAAGTTCATTAAAACACCGAAACAATATACTGCCTTTCAAGAGCGAATTGCATCAATAGCTGCACAGGCCCAACTACCTCCGATATATTACGATATACTTGCATGGAATATGCGCAGCGATGCGAACAAGCATCCAAAGCGGACCGCAGGACACGCGATCGCTGAGCTGCATGCGAAAAACGAAGGAGACTAGTAAATGGCATACTTCATCGATCTTTTCTCTCCGGAAACATACGCGGCGTTTGCGCGGTCAACACGGGATATCTCTGGGTTCCGTCTGCACCACAAGAGAATGGCCGAGCGGATC
This genomic stretch from Acidobacteriota bacterium harbors:
- a CDS encoding HNH endonuclease, whose product is MKRSVMAVNISWNPYNWQKPYTDPRAGHSYARKFPGHESVNFHFNKPGIDTETEVYGYSQWQYYPKNFLNGGYVLFFTKNLDTNQPQIVGLYGDVTILNPQQQFHYDKFENNKLMCNMKAAKALSLQLPLPLDANNYSSGRMVGQIGFTYYDESTVQKVVSDEYSLLEHAGGFPGTSYAVLNRIYDRLTGNPLSKKKYCDTEQSDFNEQNELEKIESQYDILKILDDLRNVKATDSEQVEIHGKAYKRDNKTIAQLKIVRGHKCQICSHSIKKKDGSLYVEAAHITPKKNKGTELPSNIIILCPNHHKEFDLGKMEVEERTAETLVVMVNEKKYSIDLRI
- a CDS encoding P-loop NTPase fold protein, whose amino-acid sequence is MSANEPLEFSNDRPLTDKQHDRLNRSAFVNRIAGVLRGLPNGSSLVVGIYGPWGEGKTTVLNLLRSELSSSDAIVVRDFNPWRHTDDDAMLRGFFTVLAEAIGASLSTRFERAKTGAGKWTNRFRWFTKPAGWLSKSAETLDDLLARFGEVAATGDSVGLEELRGRIITRLEQSAMRVVVLIDDLDRLDKHESHILFRLIKACADFPNVCYVLAFDDTVVAKALGERYGGGDEPSGRAFLEKIIQIPLKLPAAAKEDLRGMCFEQVDRALTATGIELTKDQIGEFIAGFDRGVSVRLTTPRGAKRFGNGLMFALPMLVGEANPVDLLLVEALRAFFPEVYDIVRDNHSEFSGVEKDQHGGGDGGPRSAELLQPKLAAMPKEHALAAQALLVDLFPRMSGVFGHSNYGSDWLSRWSRERRISAPEYCARYFTYTIPRNDVPDAAVAAMLDAASQGNAAAVETYLTTYLTGSTARRVIEKLRAFEATVDPISAETLAIVMAKLGKNIPNPPALFSFAEPPSQAAILISHLLRRIPNRAARISAAKRVVEIAEPLWFGVECVRWLYVSDKPEKQDSNTLTKQETADMRQVLVERIKSHAAAGALLFDPELPQEASLLFEWWRAEGRDPVQAHLIAVFTKDPKQVARFLQSQAPLAWSEGDVMPHISELDANQLKNMRLIIDLDTMADWIREHCPGDFDNPEWFPDKDNPLEQRLAEQFMFVYNKWKKDGEPEGVGGMNKIEPDEEKGLGEAADEDRND